In Aerosakkonema funiforme FACHB-1375, the genomic stretch ATTGAGAATCAGAAGTGGAAACCAGGGACTTGACGGCGATTAAAATCGCCAGGTGCGTTTCATCCCCATGTCTAAAGCCAGGGGCTTTCACGCACGGTTTTCGGTAAAATCAACTAAACAATGGGGTCTTCCGTATTAAGGTTGATAAGTTTAATTAATAGGACGGGAATTAGGGTTATAGGTAAATAACGATGGCGCTCTCGTACTTGAGGTGATAACAAAATCTAATAGATGGTTGGCAAAGCCTGTGGTATGAAGTAAATTCAGATATAAACACTGATAAAGCAGACGATAAACCAATTCAGCTTTCTTTTTTTTAATATAGAGATTGCTGCGAGTTTAAAGGAATTCTCAAAGTGACTATTGCACGATTATCTACCTAATTCTCTACCAGTCGAAGTGGAAAGAGTTTGCTTCCCAAACGCTTAGCGTAGTGAATTCGATGTCGCCGTAGTGCAAGCATCTCACAGCAGCAACTATTAAACTTGAGAAATAGCGCTAAAAAGGTGCGATCGCATCCTCAATCCACCTTGCAGCTACTATGCGAACATGGACGAGAACATCGGCGTGCGATCGCTCATCTATCTGAGCTTCATTAGAATAAGTACAATACCACTAAAAAAGTCTCTCTATGCCAACGTACAAAGGAATGTCAAGCGAAGCCTTTCGCCATCCGCTCGATCGCGAGGCGGAACAAACCTTACGCAGCTTACCGGGTTTCGATATCGCGGCTCGTAAATTTGTCGAATTTTTCTACGAGCGTCCGCAATTTGTCTACCACATGGGTAATAGCATTCAAGTCGGCCCGCGCCAGTATTCTACAGTTTATCAGATGTTTCGCGAATGTGTGCGAGATTTAGACATTTATCCGGAACCAACTTTATTTATCAGTCAGTTTCCCGTATCTAATGCCTATGCCTTGGGACAAGAGCGACCGTCGATCGTACTAAATTCTGGATTGTTGGACTTGATGACGGAAGCGGAACTGCGATCGGTTATCGCTCATGAATTAGGACATATTAAATGCGGTCACACTATTTTAACTCAAATGGCACTTTGGGTGATTAGCACTGCTTCTTTTATTGGGGAATTAACGCTTGGCTTAGGTAATATCATCGGGAGCGGTTTGGTGTATGCGTTTTATGAATGGAAACGCCGCTCGGAATTATCAGCCGATCGCGCCGCTTTGTTACTTTCAGATGATATCAATTCCGTCATGCGAGCGATGATGAAACTGGCTGGCGGTAGTGGCAAGTACAATAACGAAGCTAGTTTGGATGAGTTTATTCGTCAATCGGAAAGATATCAAGAACTCGATGATGATGGATTGAATCAAGTTTATAAGTTTCTGCTTTACAATAATTTGGCTCAAGGTGTATTTCTCAGTCATCCTTTTTTGGTAGAACGCATTATCCACTTGCGCCAATGGTCAAATTCTGATGAATATCGTCAAATTCGTCATGGCAATTATCAACATTCAGCAGGAGAAGGAGCGGTTGATGTTCCATCTCAAACTGGACGCAGCCAAGCAGATGAATTGCGGCGTCAAATTGAGGAGTTGCAACGAGAAATTGACAATTTGAAAAGAAAGTCTGAGTGAGGCTCACTGTTGAGAGCGATCGTTCATTGTTCGTCGTTGCAAAATCGATGCGATGAACTCTGAACTATAAACCAACTGGCAACTGACAAATGACACATCAAATAGTCAATACCCATATTTCAGAAGTAACGGTATACACCAACCAAGCTTTAGTGACGCGGCGCGGTACAGT encodes the following:
- a CDS encoding M48 family metalloprotease, producing the protein MPTYKGMSSEAFRHPLDREAEQTLRSLPGFDIAARKFVEFFYERPQFVYHMGNSIQVGPRQYSTVYQMFRECVRDLDIYPEPTLFISQFPVSNAYALGQERPSIVLNSGLLDLMTEAELRSVIAHELGHIKCGHTILTQMALWVISTASFIGELTLGLGNIIGSGLVYAFYEWKRRSELSADRAALLLSDDINSVMRAMMKLAGGSGKYNNEASLDEFIRQSERYQELDDDGLNQVYKFLLYNNLAQGVFLSHPFLVERIIHLRQWSNSDEYRQIRHGNYQHSAGEGAVDVPSQTGRSQADELRRQIEELQREIDNLKRKSE